CGCGCGAGCATGTCGAGAAGGCGCGCATCGCCAACGAGCAGACGATCAATGCCGTCCGCATCGCCTCCGAACGCGAGATCAGGCAGCAGGAGATCGAGCGCACCAGGGTGCTGGAAGCAGCCGAGATCGAAGCGCGCGAGTCGACCGAGAAGGCGCGCATCCTGCAGGAAACCGCGGTGAGTGCCGAGCGCATCACCCGCGAGCAGGAGATCCGCAATCGCGAGATCGAGCGCACCCGCACGCTCGACCAGGAAGACATCGCGGCGCGCGAGGCGGTCGAAACCTCCCGCATCGGCCAGGAAGAGCGCGTGCGCGCCCTCCAGATCGCCCGCAACAGAGCGCTGGACGAGGCTGAGATCAGCGCGCGTGAAGCGGTCGAGAAGGCAAGGATTGCCCAGGAGGACGCGATCACGGCCGACCGGATCGCCCTAGACCAGCGCAAGAGCCTGCTCGAGATCGGGCGTACCGAAGCGATCGACACCGCCGAAATCTCGGCCCGCGAAGCGACCGAAGCCGCCCGCATCGGCCAGGAGAAAGCCGTCGCGGCCGGTCGCATCGCCGCCGAACTCGCGACTAAGGGGCTCGAGATCAAGCGCAATGCCGAGCTCGACACCGCCGAGCTGAAGCGCCGCGACGCGGTCGAGCGCCAGCGGATCGCAACCGAGCTCGGTCTCGACGAAGAGCGGATCAATTCGAGCAAGACCCGCGAGATGCTGCAGATCGCCCAGAAGAAGGCGGTCGAGGTCGCCGAGGAAGAGCGCGCTATCGTGCTCGCCGCCAAGAAGGTCGAACGCGCCGACGCCGACAAGACACTGCGCCAGGCCGAGATCACCGCGCGCCAGCATGTCGAGACCGTCGACATCGCCCGCGAGCAGGCGCTGGAAGCGGTGCGGATCGAGCGTCGCCGCGCGCTTGAGCAATTGGAAATCGCGCGCAATCAGGCGCTGCAGGAGGCGCAGATCGTCTCGAACGAGGAAGTCGAGCGGGCGCGTATCTCCTCCGATCGCGGCCTCGACGAGGCCCGTATCGGTCGCCAGCGCGAGCTGCGCAAGCTCGAGATCGGGCGCGAACGCGAGGTCGAGGCGGCCGCCATGGACAAGGCGATCGCGCTCTACGCCAAGTCGCTGGAGGAATCGGCGGCGCAGGTCAGTGCCGAGATTGCCCGCGCCAAGGCGGTCGAGGCCGAGGAAAAGGTCAAGACCGTCCGCGAGAGGAGAGCGCGCAGCGGCGCAAGACCGTCGAGATCCTGCTCGCCGAGAAGGCCGCCGAAGAATCCCGCATTGCGTCCGAGGCCGAGAAGGTGCGCCGCGCCGTCGATGCCGAGGCGCAGAAGCTGCTCTACGAGGCCGAGAACGTGCTCAGCGACGGCGCCCGCTACGGGCTGTTCCGGCGGCGCCTGCTCGACAAGATCGAGGGCATCGTCCGCGAGAGCGTCAAGCCGATGGAGAAGATCGAAGGCATCCGCATCCTTCATGTCGATGGGCTCGCCGGTGCGGCCAGCGGCGCCGGTGGCGCCGCACGCTCGCCCACCGACGAGGTCATGGAGTCGGCGCTGCGCTACCGGGTCCAGGCGCCGATGATCGACCAGGTGCTGAAGGAGATCGGCATCGAGGGCGGCAATCTCGCCAAGATGGGCGGGCTCATGCGCGAGGCCTCGGACATGCAGCGCGTCGCCAAGGAAGCGCAGCCGGCCAAGCCGAAGGACAGTGGCGGTGAACCTGCCCCCGAAGGTGGCGGTCGCTCCGGCCCCCGCAAGAAATCGTGAGGCGCTGACCGATGGCCCGCGTCTACGTTTCCAGCGTCATCGCCGCTCCCGCCGTCAAGGTCTGGGCCCGGGTGCGCGACTTCAACGGCCTGCCGAACTGGCACCCCCGCATCGCCGAAAGCCGGATCGAGAACGGCGAGCCGGCCGACAAGGTCGGCTGCATCCGCGCCTTCTCGCTGCGCAGCGGCGACCGGCTGCGAGAGCAGCTGCTCGGCCTCTCCGACTACGATATGTTCTGCACCTATGCGATCCTCGACTCGCCGATGCCGCTGACGAACTACGTCGCGACGCTCAGGCTGACGCCGATCACCGACCAGGAGCGGACCTTCATCGAGTGGTCGGCCGATTTCGACTGCGCGCCGGAGCGCGAGGCCGAGCTCGTCGCCGGCATAGGCACCAATGTCTTCCAGGGCGGTTTCGACGCCCTCAAGCGCGCCTTTGGGGGATAGCCATGCCCCATGTTGTCCGCAGCACGATCATCGATACGCCGGCGGACCGGCTCTGGTCGGTCCTGCGCGACTTCAACGGACACGACAAATGGCACCCCATCGTGGTGCGGAGCGAGATCGAACGCGCCTACCCGGCCGACCGGGTCGGCTGCGTCAGGCGCTTCGTCCTGCGCGACGGCAGCGAATTGCGCGAGCAGCTGCTTACGCTCTCCGATCTCGAGATGACCTTCAGCTACTGCCTGCTCGATACGCCGATCCCGCTGTTCAACTACGTCGCCCATGTCCGGCTGCTGCCGGTGACCGACGGCAATCGCAGCTTCTGGCACTGGGAAAGCCGCTTCACCACGCCACCCGGGCGGGAGGCGGAACTCGCCAGACTCGTCGGCGACGAGGTCTACACCAACGGCATCGAGGCGGTCCGCCGCCTGCCCGCGATCGTCGGCGAGGAGGTCTGACATGCTCGATCTGAGAACCTGCGCGAGCCTGTCGGAAGCCGCCGGCATCGTCTCCGGCGATCGCCAGGCGCTGCTGATCGGCGGCGGCACCCTGGTGATGCGTGAGGTCAACGAGGGCCGGCTGACCGAGGGCACGCTCGTGCGCGTCACTGATCCGGCCTTCCGCCAGATCAGCGCCGGCGGCGCCCGCGTCGAGCTCGGTGCCGGCGTGACCATGGCGATGGTGCTGGCCAACCGCGAGCTCGCCTGTCTGCATGCGCCTGCACGCGGCATCGGCGGGCCGGCGGTCCGGACGATGGCGACGATCGGCGGCAATCTTTTCGCCGCTGCGCCCTATGGCGACTTCACCGTGGCGCTGCTGGCGCTCGATGCGCAGGTCGTGCTGCAATCCGGCTATGGCTCGGGCCGGGCGGTATCGCTGGAGGATTTCCTGAGCGCGCGCGAACGCGGCGGCCAGGGCCTGGTCACCGCCGTTCAGTTCGCCAGGCCGCAGAACCCGCCCGAGCTCCACTTCCGCAAGATCAGCCGGGTCAAGCCGAAGGGCATCTCGGTGCTCTCGATCGCGGCCTATTTGCCGCTCTCGGGTGGCCGCGTCACGCAGGCGCGCGTCGCCTATGGCGCGATGGCGCCGACCCCGATCCGCGCCCGCGGCGTCGAGCGCGCCCTCGACGGCAAGCCGCTCGACCAGGCGGCGATCCAGGCGGCAAAGCAGGCGGCGCTCGAAGGCTGCCGGCCGGCGACCGACGCAATCGCGAGCGAGTGGTACCGGCGCGAGATCCTCCCCGTCCATCTCGGCCGGCTCCTGGCCGGCGAACCCCGCTGAGGAGGCGCGCCATGGCCAAGCTCCCGGTCCAGTTCCGCCTCAATGGCAGCGATCGCGCCACCTTCGTCGACCCGGCGAGCAATCTGCTCGATACGCTCCGCCGCGGGCTCGGCGACTTCGGCCCGAAATATGGCTGCGGCCAGGGCACCTGCGGCGTCTGCACCGTGCTGGTCGACGGCGAGCCGCAACTCGCCTGCCTGACGCTCGCGGCCTCCTGCGAGGGCCGCCAGATCGAGACCACCTCCGGGATGGCTGATGGCCCCGAGCTGCATCCGCTGCAGGCCGCCTTCATGGACCATTTCGCCGCGCAATGCGGCTTCTGCACGCCGGGCATGCTGACCGCCGCGCGGGCGCTGCTGGCAAAGAACCCGCATCCAAGCCGGGACGAGGTCGTCGAGGCGATCAGCGGCAACATCTGTCGCTGCACCGGTTACGAGCCGATCATCGCCGCCATTCTCGCCGCAGCGGACGCGCCCGGCGCGCGCCGGGCCTGAAGAAGGAACCCGCCATGCTCGAGATGCGCAAGGACCTGTTCGCCGACGAGCGCGACGACAATCTCAACGTCGTCGGCAAAGGCGTGCAGCGCCAGGATATGCCCGGCCATGTCACGGCACGCACCCGCTTCTTCGACGACCACGCCTTCGACGGCATGCTGCATCTCAAGGTGGTACGCAGCCCGCATCATCATGCCCGCATTCGTTCGATCGACGTCTCGGCCGCCGAGCGTGCACCCGGCGTCAAGCGTGTGCTGCGCGGCGCCGATGTGCCCGTGAACAAGAACACGCTGCTCAGCCTGATCAATTTCGGCAAGGACGACGAGCCTTCGCTGGCGGTGAACAAGGTCTGCTACAAGGGCGAGCCGGTCGTGGCGATCCTCGCCGACAGCGAGGCGCAGGCGCAGGCCGCCTGCAAACTCGTCCGGATCGACTACGATCCGCTGCCGGCGGTGTTCGACGTCGAGGAGACTCTGAAAGCCGGCGCGCCGGTGGTCAACGAGACCTATCCCGGCAACTACTTCGAATATCACGAGCGCTTCGACCATCAGAAGCTGCGCTTCGGCGATGTCGAGCGCGGTTTTTCCGGCGCCGACATCGTGATGGAGCATCGCTACCAGATGTCCCCGATCGAGCATGCGCCGACCGAGACCAATGGCTCGATCGCCGCGCCCGAGCAGAATGGCCGCTTCGTCGTGCACTCCTGCGCCCAGGGCCTGTTCTTCGCGCTGGGAACGACTGCCAAGATCGTCAATGTCGAGTCGAACCAGCTGCATTTCATCGGCGGCACCGTTGGTGGCGGCTTCGGCGGCAAGGTCGACTCCCTGACCGAGCCGCTCGCCGTGCTCGGCGCCATGCTGACCGGCCGGCCGGTGCGCTTCGTCCTCGATCGCGAGGAGGAGATGCTCTACGGCTCGCCGCGCGGCGCCGAGCGCATCTACATCAAGGACGGATTGATGCGCGACGGGCGGATCGTCGCCCGCCATATCCGCAGCTATTTCGACGCCGGCGCCTATACTCGCCTGTCGAGCTACGCGGCGATCAAATGCACGGCGCATGTGCCGGGACCGTACTGGATCCCGAACGTCACCTCCGACATCTATGTCGCCTATACCAATCGCTGCCCGTCTACCGCCATGCGCGGCTTCGGCGTCACCGCGGTCGATTTCGCGCTCGAGGTCCAGATGGATCGCCTTGCCGAAGCCGCGAACATGGACCCGATGGAGCTGCGCATCCTCAACGCCTATCGCGATGGCGATATGAAACCGCATCGGCGCGCCGCCAAGAACACGGCGCTGGTCGAATGCGTGCAGGTCG
This sequence is a window from Bosea vestrisii. Protein-coding genes within it:
- a CDS encoding SRPBCC family protein, which translates into the protein MARVYVSSVIAAPAVKVWARVRDFNGLPNWHPRIAESRIENGEPADKVGCIRAFSLRSGDRLREQLLGLSDYDMFCTYAILDSPMPLTNYVATLRLTPITDQERTFIEWSADFDCAPEREAELVAGIGTNVFQGGFDALKRAFGG
- a CDS encoding SRPBCC family protein encodes the protein MPHVVRSTIIDTPADRLWSVLRDFNGHDKWHPIVVRSEIERAYPADRVGCVRRFVLRDGSELREQLLTLSDLEMTFSYCLLDTPIPLFNYVAHVRLLPVTDGNRSFWHWESRFTTPPGREAELARLVGDEVYTNGIEAVRRLPAIVGEEV
- a CDS encoding FAD binding domain-containing protein, with product MLDLRTCASLSEAAGIVSGDRQALLIGGGTLVMREVNEGRLTEGTLVRVTDPAFRQISAGGARVELGAGVTMAMVLANRELACLHAPARGIGGPAVRTMATIGGNLFAAAPYGDFTVALLALDAQVVLQSGYGSGRAVSLEDFLSARERGGQGLVTAVQFARPQNPPELHFRKISRVKPKGISVLSIAAYLPLSGGRVTQARVAYGAMAPTPIRARGVERALDGKPLDQAAIQAAKQAALEGCRPATDAIASEWYRREILPVHLGRLLAGEPR
- a CDS encoding (2Fe-2S)-binding protein — encoded protein: MAKLPVQFRLNGSDRATFVDPASNLLDTLRRGLGDFGPKYGCGQGTCGVCTVLVDGEPQLACLTLAASCEGRQIETTSGMADGPELHPLQAAFMDHFAAQCGFCTPGMLTAARALLAKNPHPSRDEVVEAISGNICRCTGYEPIIAAILAAADAPGARRA
- a CDS encoding xanthine dehydrogenase family protein molybdopterin-binding subunit: MLEMRKDLFADERDDNLNVVGKGVQRQDMPGHVTARTRFFDDHAFDGMLHLKVVRSPHHHARIRSIDVSAAERAPGVKRVLRGADVPVNKNTLLSLINFGKDDEPSLAVNKVCYKGEPVVAILADSEAQAQAACKLVRIDYDPLPAVFDVEETLKAGAPVVNETYPGNYFEYHERFDHQKLRFGDVERGFSGADIVMEHRYQMSPIEHAPTETNGSIAAPEQNGRFVVHSCAQGLFFALGTTAKIVNVESNQLHFIGGTVGGGFGGKVDSLTEPLAVLGAMLTGRPVRFVLDREEEMLYGSPRGAERIYIKDGLMRDGRIVARHIRSYFDAGAYTRLSSYAAIKCTAHVPGPYWIPNVTSDIYVAYTNRCPSTAMRGFGVTAVDFALEVQMDRLAEAANMDPMELRILNAYRDGDMKPHRRAAKNTALVECVQVAAGKANWPLSEQAKRASSLIGGGAGERAQIPATQLDARGQIGRPDTRSGPVTQVLPAGTTRIAPSKQPVMEGARDGRATPTQVPRYEPPRPATGVPPSPYQPAPPPSYQPAGSHPAPPAYQPPPAPAAPPPAAPAQTQHGAVRFSSVFGTRRR